In Monomorium pharaonis isolate MP-MQ-018 chromosome 3, ASM1337386v2, whole genome shotgun sequence, a genomic segment contains:
- the LOC105838992 gene encoding transcriptional adapter 2B isoform X1, with amino-acid sequence MYVCVRYVFACLNLTSEDKTEFDELQRQKWNVITLHISQCFSAGAEIGQHKNNHAYQFMDSGTISIFNGRGNWTAREQLRLLDAIEQFGFGNWEDISKHIETRTPEEAKEEYIARYLNGNIGKHTWPPTDSYVPNLTDQTKSDHGPLSPDLTSKLPPLDITPEEAAQLGYMPQRDDFERDYNHEAESLVSSLFLNPAEDDDLDIALKLAQVDMYTSNLRERARRKRVVRDYQLVSAFFASTRKDKGIKKKWTKEEKDFRDRMRVFAQFYTAQEHEQFLTNLERERELRLRLSELYRYRENGITRHEECAHFEQVLAQTQRQNDTVDHWTEKKSGSSGPSTPIHRSTSKRREEEKSYSSIDRKYTAKQDLTNSTVSQINHSRTTTPANQWAELDSNPNTSNQSTSSPSSQEKNYSSGTISVQDRDLELEAASHLLTKQEKSLCIQLDLKPTQYLTQKALLLQEYLNGNRRSSIVPQSEPESKILHYLVTNGWITAN; translated from the exons atgtatgtgtgcgtgagATATGTATTTgcatgtttaaatttaacctCGGAAGACAAAACTGAATTTGATGAGCTTCAAAGACAAAAGTGGAATGTTATTACACTTCACATTTCTCAG TGTTTTTCTGCTGGTGCTGAAATTGgccaacataaaaataatcatgcCTATCAATTTATG GATTCTGGTACAATCAGCATATTCAATGGCCGTGGCAATTGGACAGCTAGAGAACAGTTGAGACTTCTGGATGCAATTGAGCAATTTGGATTTGGAAACTGGGAGGACATCAGCAAACATATTGAAACACGTACACCAGAAG AAGCAAAAGAAGAATACATAGCTAGGTATCTCAATGGCAATATTGGAAAGCATACATGGCCACCCACGGATAGTTATGTACCAAATCTTACGGATCAGACCAAATCTGATCATGGACCCCTATCACCTGACCTCACATCTAAATTGCCGCCATTGGACATCACCCCAGAAGAAGCCGCGCAACTGGGTTATATGCCGCAACGAGATGATTTTGAAAGA GATTACAATCATGAAGCCGAATCTCTCGTTTCTTCATTGTTCCTGAACCCTGCCGAAGATGACGATCTTGATATCGCACTTAAACTAGCCCAAGTTGATATGTACACTAGTAATCTCAGAGAACGAGCCAGACGAAAACGCGTCGTAAGAGATTACCAGCTTGTATCAGCTTTCTTCGCTTCAACCAGGAAAGATAaaggaataaagaaaaaatggacgaaagaagaaaa AGACTTTAGGGACAGAATGCGTGTATTTGCACAGTTTTACACAGCACAAGAGCACGAACAGTTCCTAACAAATTtggagagggaaagagaattGCGTTTGCGGCTCTCAGAGCTTTATCGATATCGCGAGAATGGTATTACGAGACATGAAGAATGCGCTCATTTCGAACAAGTCCTCGCGCAAACTCAAAGACAAAACGATACAGTGGATCATTGgactgaaaaaaaatct GGCAGCAGTGGGCCGTCCACACCAATACACCGCAGCACCTCAAAAAGAAG agaagaagaaaaaagttactcTTCCATCGACCGAAAATACACTGCAAAGCAAGACTTAACCAACTCCACAGTCAGTCAAATCAATCACAGTCGGACGACGACTCCAGCCAATCAGTGGGCGGAGTTGGATAGCAATCCAAACACTTCCAATCAATCAACTTCCAGTCCCAGctcacaagaaaaaaattacagcagTGGTACTATTTCTGTTCAAGACCGAGATTTAGAATTGGAAGCTGCGTCTCATCTTTTAACGAAACAAGaaaaatctttatgtattcaaCTTGATCTAAAACCGACTCAGTATTTGACACAAAAGGCATTGTTATTACAA GAATATTTAAACGGTAATAGGAGATCAAGTATTGTACCTCAATCAGAACCAGAGAGCAAAATTCTTCATTATCTAGTAACTAATGGTTGGATTACAGCCAATTGA
- the LOC105838992 gene encoding transcriptional adapter 2B isoform X2 encodes MADLYAKYNCTYCQEDIAGLRVKCIECPEFDLCLQCFSAGAEIGQHKNNHAYQFMDSGTISIFNGRGNWTAREQLRLLDAIEQFGFGNWEDISKHIETRTPEEAKEEYIARYLNGNIGKHTWPPTDSYVPNLTDQTKSDHGPLSPDLTSKLPPLDITPEEAAQLGYMPQRDDFERDYNHEAESLVSSLFLNPAEDDDLDIALKLAQVDMYTSNLRERARRKRVVRDYQLVSAFFASTRKDKGIKKKWTKEEKDFRDRMRVFAQFYTAQEHEQFLTNLERERELRLRLSELYRYRENGITRHEECAHFEQVLAQTQRQNDTVDHWTEKKSGSSGPSTPIHRSTSKRREEEKSYSSIDRKYTAKQDLTNSTVSQINHSRTTTPANQWAELDSNPNTSNQSTSSPSSQEKNYSSGTISVQDRDLELEAASHLLTKQEKSLCIQLDLKPTQYLTQKALLLQEYLNGNRRSSIVPQSEPESKILHYLVTNGWITAN; translated from the exons ATGGCGG ATCTGTACGCCAAATATAACTGCACCTATTGCCAGGAAGACATCGCGGGGCTACGCGTCAAATGCATTGAATGCCCCGAATTCGACCTTTGCTTGCAG TGTTTTTCTGCTGGTGCTGAAATTGgccaacataaaaataatcatgcCTATCAATTTATG GATTCTGGTACAATCAGCATATTCAATGGCCGTGGCAATTGGACAGCTAGAGAACAGTTGAGACTTCTGGATGCAATTGAGCAATTTGGATTTGGAAACTGGGAGGACATCAGCAAACATATTGAAACACGTACACCAGAAG AAGCAAAAGAAGAATACATAGCTAGGTATCTCAATGGCAATATTGGAAAGCATACATGGCCACCCACGGATAGTTATGTACCAAATCTTACGGATCAGACCAAATCTGATCATGGACCCCTATCACCTGACCTCACATCTAAATTGCCGCCATTGGACATCACCCCAGAAGAAGCCGCGCAACTGGGTTATATGCCGCAACGAGATGATTTTGAAAGA GATTACAATCATGAAGCCGAATCTCTCGTTTCTTCATTGTTCCTGAACCCTGCCGAAGATGACGATCTTGATATCGCACTTAAACTAGCCCAAGTTGATATGTACACTAGTAATCTCAGAGAACGAGCCAGACGAAAACGCGTCGTAAGAGATTACCAGCTTGTATCAGCTTTCTTCGCTTCAACCAGGAAAGATAaaggaataaagaaaaaatggacgaaagaagaaaa AGACTTTAGGGACAGAATGCGTGTATTTGCACAGTTTTACACAGCACAAGAGCACGAACAGTTCCTAACAAATTtggagagggaaagagaattGCGTTTGCGGCTCTCAGAGCTTTATCGATATCGCGAGAATGGTATTACGAGACATGAAGAATGCGCTCATTTCGAACAAGTCCTCGCGCAAACTCAAAGACAAAACGATACAGTGGATCATTGgactgaaaaaaaatct GGCAGCAGTGGGCCGTCCACACCAATACACCGCAGCACCTCAAAAAGAAG agaagaagaaaaaagttactcTTCCATCGACCGAAAATACACTGCAAAGCAAGACTTAACCAACTCCACAGTCAGTCAAATCAATCACAGTCGGACGACGACTCCAGCCAATCAGTGGGCGGAGTTGGATAGCAATCCAAACACTTCCAATCAATCAACTTCCAGTCCCAGctcacaagaaaaaaattacagcagTGGTACTATTTCTGTTCAAGACCGAGATTTAGAATTGGAAGCTGCGTCTCATCTTTTAACGAAACAAGaaaaatctttatgtattcaaCTTGATCTAAAACCGACTCAGTATTTGACACAAAAGGCATTGTTATTACAA GAATATTTAAACGGTAATAGGAGATCAAGTATTGTACCTCAATCAGAACCAGAGAGCAAAATTCTTCATTATCTAGTAACTAATGGTTGGATTACAGCCAATTGA
- the LOC105838992 gene encoding transcriptional adapter 2B isoform X3, whose protein sequence is MYVCVRYVFACLNLTSEDKTEFDELQRQKWNVITLHISQCFSAGAEIGQHKNNHAYQFMDSGTISIFNGRGNWTAREQLRLLDAIEQFGFGNWEDISKHIETRTPEEAKEEYIARYLNGNIGKHTWPPTDSYVPNLTDQTKSDHGPLSPDLTSKLPPLDITPEEAAQLGYMPQRDDFERDYNHEAESLVSSLFLNPAEDDDLDIALKLAQVDMYTSNLRERARRKRVVRDYQLVSAFFASTRKDKGIKKKWTKEEKDFRDRMRVFAQFYTAQEHEQFLTNLERERELRLRLSELYRYRENGITRHEECAHFEQVLAQTQRQNDTVDHWTEKKSAFVNRLYQFAFHLGQQWAVHTNTPQHLKKKRRRKKLLFHRPKIHCKARLNQLHSQSNQSQSDDDSSQSVGGVG, encoded by the exons atgtatgtgtgcgtgagATATGTATTTgcatgtttaaatttaacctCGGAAGACAAAACTGAATTTGATGAGCTTCAAAGACAAAAGTGGAATGTTATTACACTTCACATTTCTCAG TGTTTTTCTGCTGGTGCTGAAATTGgccaacataaaaataatcatgcCTATCAATTTATG GATTCTGGTACAATCAGCATATTCAATGGCCGTGGCAATTGGACAGCTAGAGAACAGTTGAGACTTCTGGATGCAATTGAGCAATTTGGATTTGGAAACTGGGAGGACATCAGCAAACATATTGAAACACGTACACCAGAAG AAGCAAAAGAAGAATACATAGCTAGGTATCTCAATGGCAATATTGGAAAGCATACATGGCCACCCACGGATAGTTATGTACCAAATCTTACGGATCAGACCAAATCTGATCATGGACCCCTATCACCTGACCTCACATCTAAATTGCCGCCATTGGACATCACCCCAGAAGAAGCCGCGCAACTGGGTTATATGCCGCAACGAGATGATTTTGAAAGA GATTACAATCATGAAGCCGAATCTCTCGTTTCTTCATTGTTCCTGAACCCTGCCGAAGATGACGATCTTGATATCGCACTTAAACTAGCCCAAGTTGATATGTACACTAGTAATCTCAGAGAACGAGCCAGACGAAAACGCGTCGTAAGAGATTACCAGCTTGTATCAGCTTTCTTCGCTTCAACCAGGAAAGATAaaggaataaagaaaaaatggacgaaagaagaaaa AGACTTTAGGGACAGAATGCGTGTATTTGCACAGTTTTACACAGCACAAGAGCACGAACAGTTCCTAACAAATTtggagagggaaagagaattGCGTTTGCGGCTCTCAGAGCTTTATCGATATCGCGAGAATGGTATTACGAGACATGAAGAATGCGCTCATTTCGAACAAGTCCTCGCGCAAACTCAAAGACAAAACGATACAGTGGATCATTGgactgaaaaaaaatct GCATTTGTGAACAGATTGTATCAGTTTGCATTTCACTTAGGGCAGCAGTGGGCCGTCCACACCAATACACCGCAGCACCTCAAAAAGAAG agaagaagaaaaaagttactcTTCCATCGACCGAAAATACACTGCAAAGCAAGACTTAACCAACTCCACAGTCAGTCAAATCAATCACAGTCGGACGACGACTCCAGCCAATCAGTGGGCGGAGTTGGATAG
- the LOC105838991 gene encoding uncharacterized protein LOC105838991 has product MFNGIVVKSNISKMFVKNMREIQRINNAPLLRRLFGINQPLLESNKAFENFKLQQAKMQCDDGLPVYLKAGVRDKILFNFTVALLFFNTSLSIYTVTARARM; this is encoded by the exons ATGTTCAACGGAATTGTCGTTAAatcaaacatttcaaaaatgtttgtaaagAATATGCGAGag aTACAACGCATAAACAATGCTCCACTGTTGCGAAGATTATTCGGCATAAACCAACCCCTTCTAGAGAGTAATAAAGCGTTCgagaattttaaattgcaaCAAGCAAAGATGCag TGCGATGATGGGCTTCCAGTCTATTTAAAAGCTGGAGTACGTGACAAGATACTATTTAACTTTACGGTAGCCTTGCTCTTCTTCAATACTTCATTATCAATCTACACAGTTACTGCGCGGGCaagaatgtaa